A single window of Hemibagrus wyckioides isolate EC202008001 linkage group LG28, SWU_Hwy_1.0, whole genome shotgun sequence DNA harbors:
- the LOC131348278 gene encoding zinc finger protein 358 — protein sequence MTLDGISVSFLKYELASTIDQAVRCAVDTVLKETARIVGARLTEARDAAAESRRENRTLRERLEVSESELKAVRYYMTAAEKNIKQCLLLNRNRPPSSSAGAEDLQFPTEATLESRESSQNHLKTFRNSSGRSHSAKTVPSVGLCLPTVQSDWPRSVINRRRMRANTASFITDTSSRIPVESDPVQDRTEEHTEDQFYISEEGVIDKEYKSAAGAVQDFGRVHQEEQDAAGASAKAPDEPCDIGRFEFEMGAPAGNVNELSLIQVMDASEEIKQNSVKVEDEADVQPLDPPPIATTSSSCSSTQPQIISPPVSAGEVEAPPGLMPPVEATDKVHRCNVCGRGFRRFYCLKTHQRIHTGERPYPCRYCEKRFRHLDSLHKHQRIHTGERPYRCAQCGCCFRELGQLKKHRLKHSPTSAAPPAHPALSLLPTGASYTWPHLNSQSMDMV from the exons ATGACTTTAGATGGGATCAGCGTGTCGTTTTTGAAGTACGAGCTCGCCTCTACTATTGACCAGGCGGTGCGGTGCGCAGTGGACACGGTGCTAAAGGAAACGGCGCGGATTGTCGGCGCGAGGCTGACCGAGGCGCGTGATGCCGCCGCAGAGTCCCGGCGCGAGAACCGGACCCTGCGCGAGAGACTCGAGGTGTCCGAGAGCGAGCTGAAGGCGGTTCGGTACTACATGACCGCCGCCGAGAAAAACATAAAGCAGTGCTTGCTGTTAAACCGAAACCGACCGCCATCCAGCAGCGCCGGCGCCGAGGACCTCCAGTTTCCCACGGAAGCGACGCTGGAGAGCAGGGAGTCGTCTCAGAATCATCTGAAGACCTTCAGGAACTCCTCGGGAAGGAGTCACAGCGCTAAAACCGTGCCCAGTGTCGGCCTGTGTTTACCCACGGTGCAGTCCGACTGGCCCCGGAGCGTTATAAACCGACGGAGGATGCGTGCGAACACCGCGTCCTTCATAACCGACACGTCGAGCCGCATCCCGGTGGAGTCGGACCCTGTGCAGGACAGGACCGAGGAGCACACAGAAGATCAGTTCTACATCTCAGAGGAAGGAGTGATCGATAAGG AGTATAAGTCTGCTGCTGGTGCAGTGCAGGATTTCGGGAGAGTGCATCAGGAGGAACAAGACGCTGCAGGAGCGTCCGCGAAGGCCCCCGATGAGCCGTGCGACATCGGCAGGTTCGAGTTTGAGATGGGCGCGCCAGCGGGTAACGTCAACGAGCTGAGCCTCATTCAGGTGATGGATGCCAGCGAGGAGATCAAGCAGAACTCTGTGAAAGTCGAAGACGAAGCTGACGTTCAGCCGTTAGATCCTCCGCCTATAGCTACGACCTCCTCTTCCTGTTCGAGCACTCAACCCCAGATCATCTCTCCTCCCGTGTCTGCTGGCGAAGTGGAGGCGCCTCCGGGTTTGATGCCGCCCGTGGAGGCGACTGACAAAGTGCACCGCTGTAACGTCTGCGGCCGAGGTTTCCGCCGCTTCTACTGCCTGAAGACGCACCAGCGCATCCACACGGGCGAGCGGCCGTACCCCTGCCGCTACTGCGAGAAGCGTTTCCGCCACTTGGACAGTCTGCACAAGCACCAGCGCATCCATACCGGCGAGCGACCGTACCGCTGCGCTCAGTGCGGCTGCTGCTTCCGCGAGCTGGGCCAGCTGAAAAAACATCGACTCAAACACTCGCCCACCTCTGCCGCTCCGCCTGCCCACCCTGCACTCTCCCTCCTCCCCACTGGAGCCTCCTA